In the genome of Candidatus Nanopelagicales bacterium, one region contains:
- the glnA gene encoding type I glutamate--ammonia ligase has product MFSNADEVLGYVKDNDVQFVDVRFVDLPGVMQHFNVPAGSFGEAAFNDGLMFDGSSIRGFQAIHESDMKLIPDPVTAYLDPFRTEKTLVMNFSIVDPFTGEPYSRDPRTVAAKAEAYLQSTGIADTAYFGPEAEFYIFDDVRFETKQNAGYYYIDSIEGKWNSGRDEGPNLGYKTPYKGGYFPVPPVDHYADLRDEMTQTLQQVGLEVERAHHEVGTAGQAEINYKFNTLLHAADQVMLFKYVIKNVAWRNGKTVTFMPKPLFGDNGSGMHCHQSLWKGGDPLFYDELGYGGLSDLARWYIGGLLHHAPSLLAFTNPTVNSYHRLVPGFEAPVNLVYSARNRSACIRIPVTGTSPKAKRIEFRVPDPSSNPYLAFSAMLMAGLDGIKNKIEPPAPVDKDLYELPPDEHAAIPQVPGSLGAVLDELEKDNEYLQAGGVFPADLIETWIDWKRSNEVDPIRLRPHPHEFELYYDI; this is encoded by the coding sequence ATGTTCAGCAACGCTGACGAGGTGCTGGGGTACGTCAAGGACAACGACGTGCAGTTCGTGGACGTCCGGTTCGTGGACCTCCCGGGCGTCATGCAGCACTTCAACGTGCCGGCCGGATCGTTCGGCGAGGCCGCGTTCAATGACGGGCTGATGTTCGACGGCTCGTCGATCCGCGGCTTCCAGGCGATCCACGAGTCGGACATGAAGCTCATCCCGGACCCCGTGACGGCCTACCTGGACCCGTTCCGGACCGAGAAGACGCTGGTCATGAACTTCTCGATCGTGGACCCGTTCACCGGTGAGCCGTACTCCCGCGACCCGCGCACGGTGGCGGCCAAGGCCGAGGCCTACCTACAGTCGACCGGCATCGCGGACACCGCGTACTTCGGCCCCGAGGCCGAGTTCTACATCTTCGACGACGTCCGGTTCGAGACCAAGCAGAACGCCGGCTACTACTACATCGACTCGATCGAGGGTAAGTGGAACTCCGGTCGGGACGAGGGCCCGAACCTGGGCTACAAGACCCCGTACAAGGGCGGCTACTTCCCCGTCCCGCCGGTCGACCACTACGCCGACCTGCGCGACGAGATGACGCAGACGCTGCAGCAGGTCGGCCTGGAGGTCGAGCGCGCGCACCACGAGGTGGGTACCGCCGGGCAGGCCGAGATCAACTACAAGTTCAACACCCTGCTGCACGCCGCCGACCAGGTGATGCTGTTCAAGTACGTCATCAAGAACGTGGCCTGGCGCAACGGCAAGACCGTGACCTTCATGCCCAAGCCGCTGTTCGGCGACAACGGCTCCGGCATGCACTGCCACCAGTCGCTGTGGAAGGGCGGGGACCCGCTGTTCTACGACGAGCTCGGCTACGGCGGCCTGTCCGACCTGGCCCGCTGGTACATCGGCGGCCTGCTGCACCACGCGCCGTCGTTGCTGGCGTTCACCAACCCGACGGTGAACTCCTACCACCGGCTGGTCCCCGGCTTCGAGGCGCCGGTCAACCTGGTCTACTCGGCCCGCAACCGCTCCGCCTGCATCCGCATCCCGGTCACCGGCACCTCGCCGAAGGCGAAGCGGATCGAGTTCCGGGTGCCGGACCCGTCGAGCAACCCGTACCTGGCGTTCTCGGCGATGCTCATGGCCGGTCTGGACGGCATCAAGAACAAGATCGAGCCGCCGGCACCGGTCGACAAGGACCTGTACGAGCTGCCGCCGGACGAGCACGCCGCGATCCCGCAGGTGCCCGGCTCGCTCGGCGCCGTCCTGGACGAGCTGGAGAAGGACAACGAGTACCTGCAGGCCGGCGGGGTCTTCCCGGCCGACCTGATCGAGACCTGGATCGACTGGAAGCGGTCGAACGAGGTCGACCCGATCCGGCTGCGCCCGCACCCGCACGAGTTCGAGCTCTACTACGACATCTGA
- a CDS encoding response regulator transcription factor translates to MRTVLVVEDEVDIREVLRRYLEREGLSVLTAATGAAALRIIEEDQPDLVLLDLGLPDIDGTEVLAATVPSIPVLVLTARSGFDDRIAGLRMGADDYVVKPFSPTEVVLRAQAILARGPRAQPTVQSFGAGRLRVDEARHRVVLDEAELNLTPGEWELLLALISRPGQVFTRGELIERVNGYTFDGYERAIDSHVKNLRHKLGPDGHEVIETVVGFGYRLGLDRDGD, encoded by the coding sequence GTGAGAACCGTTCTCGTGGTCGAGGACGAGGTCGACATTCGGGAGGTCCTGCGCCGCTACCTGGAGCGCGAGGGCCTGTCCGTCCTGACCGCTGCCACCGGGGCCGCCGCACTGCGCATCATCGAGGAGGACCAACCGGACCTGGTGCTGCTCGACCTGGGGCTTCCCGACATCGACGGCACCGAGGTCCTCGCGGCCACGGTCCCGTCGATACCGGTGCTGGTCCTCACCGCGCGGTCCGGCTTCGACGACCGGATCGCCGGGCTGCGGATGGGCGCCGACGACTACGTGGTGAAGCCGTTCAGCCCGACGGAGGTCGTGCTGCGGGCGCAGGCGATCCTGGCCCGCGGACCCCGCGCACAGCCCACGGTGCAGTCCTTCGGCGCCGGCAGACTGCGCGTCGACGAGGCCCGTCACCGGGTGGTCCTCGACGAGGCGGAGCTGAACCTCACCCCGGGCGAGTGGGAGCTGCTGCTCGCGCTGATCAGCCGCCCAGGCCAGGTCTTCACCCGCGGCGAGCTCATCGAGCGGGTCAACGGATACACCTTCGACGGGTACGAACGAGCGATCGACTCGCACGTGAAGAACCTTCGGCACAAGCTCGGCCCCGACGGGCACGAGGTGATCGAGACGGTGGTCGGCTTCGGCTACCGGCTGGGACTCGACCGCGATGGCGACTAA
- a CDS encoding universal stress protein: MIRVLCATDGSEASLRAISTGLALLDLDRSRVVLVTAVPEPDPTLVTGAGFAGRVLTEEEYAEDVRASRVAGADLLQTAREQLGLPSVDTLVLTGPAGPALCDAARDSDAGLIVVGTRGRGGVARAVLGSVTDHVVRNAPCPVLTVGPDAEHDRIGPAVLCTDGSDLALHAGGVSIPLLTAVPVEIATVVAPLRLPVPYDGSGLEHVLTSSEEQRRMQAERDEGARAALDATAHALRPVVGGNLKTVALEGDPGPALCAHADDVSARVLVAGTRGRGSLRRALLGSVADHLVRNARCPVIVVGPGSRDHQD; this comes from the coding sequence GTGATCAGGGTGCTGTGCGCCACCGACGGATCGGAGGCGTCCCTCCGGGCGATCTCCACGGGGCTGGCTCTGCTCGACCTCGACCGCTCCCGGGTGGTCCTGGTGACCGCCGTCCCCGAGCCGGACCCCACGCTGGTGACCGGGGCCGGCTTCGCGGGCAGGGTCCTCACCGAGGAGGAGTACGCCGAGGACGTCCGCGCATCGCGGGTTGCCGGCGCGGACCTCCTGCAGACGGCACGCGAACAGCTCGGTCTCCCGTCGGTCGACACCCTCGTGCTGACCGGGCCCGCCGGACCAGCGCTGTGCGACGCAGCCCGGGACTCCGACGCGGGCCTCATCGTCGTCGGTACCCGCGGTCGCGGGGGCGTCGCGCGAGCGGTCCTGGGCTCCGTCACCGACCATGTCGTACGCAACGCGCCGTGCCCGGTGCTGACCGTCGGGCCGGACGCAGAGCACGACCGGATCGGACCGGCCGTGCTCTGCACCGACGGCTCGGACCTCGCCCTGCACGCAGGAGGGGTCAGCATCCCGCTGCTCACAGCGGTACCGGTGGAGATCGCGACCGTGGTGGCCCCGCTCCGGCTTCCGGTCCCCTACGACGGAAGCGGCCTCGAGCATGTCCTGACGTCGTCCGAGGAGCAACGCCGGATGCAGGCCGAGCGGGACGAGGGGGCACGAGCGGCGCTCGACGCGACCGCGCACGCGCTCAGGCCGGTCGTCGGGGGGAACCTGAAGACGGTCGCGCTGGAGGGAGATCCCGGCCCGGCCCTGTGCGCGCACGCGGACGACGTCTCGGCCCGCGTCCTGGTCGCGGGGACCCGGGGACGAGGGTCGCTGAGGCGCGCCCTGCTGGGCTCGGTCGCCGACCACCTGGTCCGAAACGCCCGGTGCCCGGTGATCGTGGTCGGCCCGGGGAGCCGAGACCACCAGGACTAA
- a CDS encoding HAMP domain-containing sensor histidine kinase: MTGLSLAVLFVGTVVPHLLAVPPSPEDAVSTGWLLTATAVAAVTAVVLAWAMARRITRPFDDYIDTAQRFAAGDHSVRPSGPTPPELADLAQALTVAADEIDRSEQARRQLTAEIAHELRTPLTVLQATLEELRDGHVAADHAILASLHDQVRRLSRVVHDLSELAAAESPDLQLELRDVDLARIAERAVRAYQGALDAAGLEVVRDFSPGVIVHADPDRVQQVAGNLLANAAGYCRRGDRVTVRVSPYQGAGRLDICDTGPGFRPEEVPHAFDRAWRGSSADGTRGSGLGLPIVRALVLAQGGQRRPGLSTGPGCVRVGAAAPGVDGGSRAVRPRSVARGDCAASRASLTVGAGTEAYGAPDEPRGHLVATGPSRGRVGRGRRARRAQLRRGLDVRPDGARVRRRAVRGAGRDLGP, translated from the coding sequence GTGACCGGGCTGTCCCTCGCGGTGCTGTTCGTGGGCACCGTCGTGCCCCACCTGCTGGCGGTCCCGCCGAGCCCGGAGGACGCCGTCTCCACCGGCTGGCTCCTCACCGCGACGGCGGTCGCGGCGGTGACCGCCGTGGTCCTGGCGTGGGCGATGGCACGGCGGATCACCCGTCCGTTCGACGACTACATCGACACCGCGCAGCGGTTCGCCGCGGGCGACCACTCGGTCCGTCCGAGCGGCCCGACACCGCCGGAGCTGGCCGACCTCGCCCAGGCGCTGACCGTGGCGGCGGACGAGATCGACCGTTCGGAGCAGGCCCGCCGGCAGCTCACCGCCGAGATCGCGCACGAGCTGCGGACACCCCTGACCGTGCTGCAGGCGACGCTGGAGGAGCTGCGCGACGGGCATGTCGCCGCCGACCACGCGATCCTGGCCTCGCTGCACGACCAGGTGCGCCGCCTCAGCCGGGTCGTCCACGACCTGTCCGAGCTGGCTGCGGCCGAGTCGCCCGACCTGCAGCTGGAGCTGCGCGACGTGGACCTCGCGAGGATCGCCGAGCGAGCGGTGCGCGCCTACCAGGGCGCTCTCGACGCGGCGGGACTCGAGGTCGTACGGGACTTCTCACCGGGGGTGATCGTCCACGCAGACCCCGACCGCGTGCAGCAGGTCGCGGGCAACCTGCTGGCCAACGCCGCCGGGTACTGCCGTCGTGGGGATCGCGTGACGGTCCGGGTCAGCCCCTACCAGGGAGCCGGCCGGCTGGACATCTGCGACACCGGCCCGGGATTCCGTCCGGAGGAGGTGCCCCACGCCTTCGACCGCGCCTGGCGCGGAAGCTCGGCGGACGGGACCCGCGGATCGGGACTGGGCCTGCCCATCGTCCGCGCCCTCGTGCTCGCCCAGGGGGGGCAGCGTCGACCTGGTCTCAGCACCGGGCCAGGGTGCGTGCGTGTCGGTGCAGCTGCCCCGGGCGTCGACGGTGGATCGCGAGCGGTCCGCCCTCGATCGGTCGCCCGAGGAGACTGCGCAGCGAGTCGGGCGTCGCTGACCGTCGGGGCGGGGACTGAGGCGTACGGTGCCCCCGATGAGCCACGTGGCCACCTCGTCGCGACCGGTCCTTCGCGTGGTCGCGTGGGTCGTGGTCGCCGTGCTCGGCGGGCTCAGCTTCGCCGCGGGCTGGACGTTCGCCCGGACGGTGCGCGAGTCCGACGGCGAGCCGTTCGAGGTGCTGGTCGCGACCTGGGGCCGTGA
- a CDS encoding RDD family protein, whose translation MADRRADLGADEPRGVRLGLPAEGPGAVAGLGRRFAALAVDWIAAILLSRLFFPQLEYGGPESAAAILTIFGAEVFLLTWLTGASFGQRILGVAVIRVPVMAPRDPSGQPVRHLGVGRTALRTLLLCLVIPAVVIDRDGRGLHDRAAGSVVVRARS comes from the coding sequence ATGGCCGACCGGCGTGCTGACCTCGGCGCGGACGAGCCGCGCGGGGTCCGGCTGGGGCTGCCGGCCGAGGGTCCGGGCGCGGTCGCCGGCCTGGGCCGACGGTTCGCCGCGCTGGCGGTGGACTGGATCGCGGCCATCCTGCTGTCGCGGCTGTTCTTCCCTCAGTTGGAGTACGGCGGGCCGGAGAGCGCGGCGGCGATCCTCACCATCTTCGGCGCCGAGGTGTTCCTGCTGACCTGGCTGACCGGGGCGTCCTTCGGCCAGCGGATCCTCGGGGTCGCGGTCATCCGGGTGCCGGTCATGGCGCCGCGGGATCCGTCGGGCCAGCCGGTCCGTCACCTCGGCGTGGGCCGAACGGCGCTGCGCACGCTGCTGCTGTGCCTGGTCATCCCGGCCGTCGTGATCGACCGGGACGGACGCGGCCTGCACGACCGGGCCGCCGGCTCGGTCGTGGTGCGGGCACGGTCCTGA
- a CDS encoding DUF4191 domain-containing protein — protein MAEDPAKTNAPDSGAPTKRRRRRSGGGRISQLMENYRMTRESDPRIGWILLAWLVGVGALVFVPISLLLNWPTAILLAIPSGLLAATYIFSRRAMRAAYRQIEGQPGAAAAVVQSLRGGWFVSPAVAVTKGQDLVHRVVGRPGVILVSEGPSSRVTHLLANERKKTARFLPETPIYEVQVGNEEGQVPLEKLQRELTKMPKALRPGEVTAVRQRLDAVTKAPLPVPKGPLPKNARMPKTPRP, from the coding sequence ATGGCCGAGGACCCCGCGAAGACGAACGCGCCCGACAGCGGCGCCCCCACGAAGCGGCGCCGCCGTCGCTCCGGCGGCGGGCGGATCAGCCAGCTGATGGAGAACTACCGGATGACGCGGGAGTCCGACCCGCGGATCGGGTGGATCCTGCTGGCCTGGCTCGTGGGCGTCGGCGCGCTGGTCTTCGTCCCGATCAGCCTGCTGCTCAACTGGCCCACCGCGATCCTGCTGGCCATCCCCTCCGGCCTGCTGGCGGCGACCTACATCTTCAGCCGGCGGGCGATGCGGGCCGCGTACCGGCAGATCGAGGGCCAGCCCGGTGCCGCCGCCGCCGTCGTACAGAGCCTGCGCGGCGGCTGGTTTGTCTCCCCCGCGGTGGCCGTGACCAAGGGCCAGGACCTGGTGCACCGCGTGGTCGGCCGCCCCGGCGTGATCCTGGTGTCGGAGGGCCCGAGCAGCCGGGTGACGCACCTGCTGGCCAACGAGCGGAAGAAGACCGCCCGCTTCCTGCCCGAGACCCCGATCTACGAGGTGCAGGTCGGCAACGAGGAGGGCCAGGTCCCGCTGGAGAAGCTCCAGCGCGAACTCACCAAGATGCCCAAGGCGCTGCGTCCCGGCGAGGTCACCGCGGTGCGGCAGCGGCTGGACGCCGTCACCAAGGCCCCGCTGCCGGTGCCCAAGGGCCCGCTGCCCAAGAACGCCCGGATGCCCAAGACCCCGCGGCCCTGA